A region of Candidatus Nomurabacteria bacterium DNA encodes the following proteins:
- the rpsO gene encoding 30S ribosomal protein S15, translated as MIATDKKTDIIKAHQKNKTDTGSPEVQVSIMTARISEITEHLKVNKHDYMARRGLLQLVGKRKRLLKYLADTNPDAYLKLVKKLGLRK; from the coding sequence TTGATTGCTACAGATAAGAAAACCGATATTATTAAGGCGCACCAGAAGAACAAAACTGACACAGGCTCACCAGAGGTGCAAGTTAGTATTATGACAGCTCGCATAAGCGAAATAACGGAGCACTTAAAGGTCAATAAGCACGATTATATGGCTCGTCGCGGACTCTTGCAATTGGTTGGCAAGCGCAAACGATTACTTAAATACCTTGCTGACACTAACCCTGATGCATATCTAAAATTAGTTAAAAAACTAGGCTTACGAAAATAG
- a CDS encoding alpha/beta hydrolase: MNREDPWLLEQPSSHSSYPIRHEEITIKTSSFRKQDISVLLYHPETPANNPLERELVLCESGWTETRLDKQARSIGRVGLHAACFNHPRRGALRDLWSLLVASRNLRANWQELSNAIWEEKDLERAEGVLIDMLADQVADEDDRKTLFSAAVSAGKSRRDNLLAVTDRLREENFDLHLLGHSLGGIDVTMATKAAPQHVKSLSLAGPGGVMINDSVGGIIPRVAATVVGERAEVFHNVRELARMAVNTVLFIAENPALTIYEGGYAATSRLEKSLWDIMADYGIPTTLILGEKDKMFPTDIVTQDIQPIPFAGTVIIPGAGHNMTLHQADIVARIMRNIAMDVDDRRSGRLEVNMKNALAMRAHLRPTDTMSMTDVEIDLFKRND, from the coding sequence ATGAACAGAGAAGACCCGTGGCTTCTGGAGCAACCTAGCTCACATAGTTCATACCCCATTCGCCACGAAGAAATTACCATAAAAACCTCATCATTCCGCAAGCAAGACATTTCGGTTCTTTTGTATCACCCAGAAACCCCTGCAAATAATCCGCTTGAAAGAGAGCTTGTTTTGTGCGAATCTGGCTGGACCGAAACCCGGTTAGACAAACAAGCCAGGTCTATTGGCCGGGTTGGTTTACATGCAGCATGTTTTAATCATCCCCGCCGTGGAGCCCTGCGTGATTTATGGTCACTGCTTGTAGCTAGCCGCAATCTTCGGGCGAACTGGCAAGAACTTTCTAATGCCATTTGGGAAGAAAAAGACCTAGAGCGTGCCGAAGGTGTATTGATTGATATGCTCGCAGATCAAGTTGCCGATGAAGATGATAGAAAAACGCTGTTTAGTGCTGCTGTGTCTGCAGGTAAATCTCGCCGCGACAATTTACTGGCAGTAACGGATAGACTGCGTGAAGAAAACTTTGACTTGCATTTACTTGGACATTCCTTAGGTGGAATTGACGTTACGATGGCAACAAAAGCAGCACCACAGCACGTTAAGTCGCTCTCGCTTGCAGGTCCTGGTGGTGTGATGATAAACGATTCTGTTGGTGGGATAATTCCGCGAGTTGCGGCCACAGTTGTTGGCGAAAGAGCAGAGGTGTTTCATAACGTACGTGAACTCGCCCGAATGGCAGTTAATACGGTACTCTTTATAGCAGAAAACCCAGCCCTTACCATTTACGAAGGTGGCTACGCGGCAACGAGCCGTTTAGAAAAATCATTATGGGATATTATGGCCGACTACGGCATACCCACAACTTTGATATTGGGCGAAAAAGATAAAATGTTCCCAACAGACATTGTTACACAAGATATACAGCCTATACCTTTTGCAGGGACAGTCATAATTCCTGGCGCGGGCCATAATATGACCCTGCACCAAGCTGATATTGTGGCTAGAATTATGAGAAATATCGCTATGGATGTTGATGATAGGCGCTCAGGTAGGTTAGAAGTAAATATGAAAAATGCGCTTGCAATGCGAGCTCATTTACGACCTACCGATACCATGAGTATGACAGATGTAGAGATAGATTTATTTAAACGTAACGACTAA
- the holA gene encoding DNA polymerase III subunit delta: MTYLYYGENTQERDAAVKALLGSFIAVNGDMAVDVIDTEMAEPADAIDAVTTVPFLSPKRLVVLRYVSSNKELALAIETLLNRIADTTDVLFIESHLDARSVFAKTLKKQVNEVKHFESIEGPQLQGWVVQEAAKLGGTIAPRDAQLLLDRVGHNQQLIHNELVKLILVDTTISTDLIREMTHVTPSSSVFAMLDAIMQGNVGGASRMYYEQRAQGMEPQAILGMIIWQLHSLAITVVSRQLPADDIAKKTKLNPFVIRKNMTIAKKISKKQMVALLDAVIATDTTIKTGKAKADSAIHALFIELASIINPTQSAVS, encoded by the coding sequence ATGACATATTTATATTACGGAGAAAACACCCAAGAAAGAGATGCAGCCGTAAAGGCGTTGCTCGGTTCTTTTATTGCTGTTAATGGCGACATGGCGGTAGATGTTATAGACACAGAAATGGCAGAACCCGCGGATGCTATAGATGCTGTTACTACCGTGCCGTTTTTATCGCCTAAGCGCTTAGTGGTTTTACGATACGTAAGTAGCAATAAGGAGCTCGCCCTCGCTATAGAAACCCTACTTAACAGGATTGCCGATACCACTGATGTTTTGTTTATAGAATCACACTTAGATGCTCGTAGTGTATTTGCGAAAACACTTAAGAAGCAGGTAAACGAAGTAAAACATTTTGAATCTATAGAAGGACCACAATTACAAGGCTGGGTGGTACAAGAGGCTGCGAAGCTTGGCGGTACAATCGCCCCGCGAGATGCACAGCTACTGCTTGATAGAGTCGGCCATAACCAGCAGCTTATTCATAATGAGCTCGTCAAGCTTATTTTAGTAGACACTACAATCAGTACCGATCTTATACGAGAAATGACACACGTTACACCAAGTAGCAGTGTGTTTGCGATGCTAGATGCTATTATGCAGGGGAATGTTGGTGGCGCATCACGAATGTATTATGAGCAGCGGGCTCAAGGCATGGAACCGCAAGCCATTTTGGGTATGATTATATGGCAGCTGCATAGTTTAGCTATTACTGTTGTATCACGTCAGCTGCCCGCAGATGATATCGCCAAAAAAACCAAACTTAACCCGTTTGTTATAAGGAAGAACATGACTATTGCTAAAAAAATTTCTAAGAAACAAATGGTAGCTCTACTAGACGCTGTCATTGCAACAGACACAACCATAAAGACTGGCAAGGCTAAAGCAGACTCTGCCATCCATGCTTTATTCATAGAACTCGCGTCTATTATTAATCCTACGCAATCAGCGGTTAGCTAA
- a CDS encoding ribonuclease J, translated as MTEQTNKRPASKGQNNKQPNNKINLNAPAVSRGAAIRAQRRAHDDANRVIKQYLPANVEIAEQQTRRANVITDDFDKLKITYLGGQEEIGEKNMQIIEWKNSAIVIDCGNWLGIELPGINYSINDTTYLEKIKHKIKGYIISHGHLDHLGGLKHIVPKFPAPIYGSSFTIGVIQKTFEEIPAEEDQSFVPRTIVMNMDNHERLKIGEFFIELVRVTHSVPESSFIVVDTPVGRIINSGDWRLDPEPLDDKPTDVERLKQLGDEGVLLLMSDSTGTAHLGRTPTEDTLQDSFHDIINHAEGRVFVAIFSSNMNRVQMIVNAAVQAGRKVALDGRSMMNYAEIAIRQGILKIPKGTVTTMREIASLQDNKILVICTGGQGEPNAALQRMAEGNHNHITLKPGDSVIVSSTPIPGNEVRYQTIGNELSARGLHLFRHPTHEVDGCGPLHVSGHARRDEYKELLHIIRPKYFVPIYAGHLHRRYYVDMAVEEGWPRKNTFLVTNGDSLLLTDNSCEEGPKEPHGNILVDQTGAVVSNVVIRDRLLMGQDGLVVVVLTVDKKTSSNLTSPDIISRGFIYMRDNESLMNDLRVELKRAVTQRFKRVELDRFKQEIKEHVTHFLYDRTQRSPIVIPVINVVGGASSKQQNTKPNEQQDPQVIAEDQAKRFAQMRAQLLGQEVKTD; from the coding sequence ATGACAGAACAAACTAATAAGCGGCCCGCTTCTAAAGGGCAAAACAACAAACAACCAAATAATAAAATTAATTTGAATGCTCCCGCCGTATCGCGTGGTGCTGCTATTCGTGCACAGCGGCGTGCCCATGACGACGCGAATCGTGTGATTAAGCAGTATTTGCCAGCAAACGTAGAAATCGCAGAGCAACAAACAAGAAGAGCTAATGTAATCACCGATGATTTCGATAAGCTTAAAATTACCTATTTGGGCGGCCAAGAAGAAATCGGTGAAAAGAACATGCAAATTATAGAATGGAAGAACAGTGCAATTGTTATAGATTGTGGCAACTGGTTGGGCATTGAACTGCCTGGTATTAACTATTCTATTAATGACACAACTTATCTAGAAAAAATTAAGCACAAGATTAAAGGCTATATTATTAGCCACGGTCACTTAGACCATTTAGGTGGTTTAAAACATATTGTGCCTAAGTTCCCGGCACCTATCTATGGTTCGAGCTTTACCATTGGGGTGATTCAAAAAACATTCGAAGAAATACCGGCAGAAGAAGACCAATCTTTTGTACCGCGAACTATTGTTATGAATATGGACAACCATGAACGGCTTAAAATTGGTGAATTCTTTATTGAGCTTGTACGTGTTACCCATTCAGTGCCAGAATCGAGCTTTATTGTAGTAGATACACCTGTTGGCAGAATCATCAATAGTGGTGACTGGCGCTTAGACCCAGAGCCTCTAGACGATAAACCAACAGATGTTGAACGATTAAAGCAGCTCGGTGATGAAGGCGTACTTTTACTTATGAGTGATAGCACGGGAACGGCTCATTTAGGCAGAACCCCAACTGAAGACACACTTCAAGACAGTTTTCATGACATTATCAATCATGCAGAAGGCAGGGTGTTTGTAGCGATATTTTCTAGCAATATGAACCGTGTGCAAATGATTGTAAACGCTGCAGTACAGGCCGGCAGAAAAGTTGCGCTAGACGGTAGAAGCATGATGAACTATGCAGAAATTGCTATACGCCAAGGTATATTAAAAATCCCCAAAGGCACCGTTACAACAATGCGTGAAATCGCGAGCTTGCAAGATAACAAGATACTCGTTATTTGTACAGGTGGGCAGGGCGAGCCGAATGCTGCTTTACAACGCATGGCAGAAGGTAACCATAACCACATTACCTTAAAGCCAGGTGACTCAGTCATAGTAAGCTCTACTCCTATTCCAGGCAACGAAGTGCGTTACCAAACCATTGGTAATGAGCTATCGGCGCGTGGCTTACACCTCTTTAGGCATCCCACCCACGAAGTAGATGGATGCGGGCCATTGCACGTATCGGGTCACGCCCGTAGAGACGAATATAAAGAGTTGTTGCATATTATACGGCCTAAATATTTTGTGCCTATATACGCTGGCCACTTACACCGTCGCTACTACGTAGATATGGCTGTAGAAGAAGGTTGGCCACGCAAAAATACTTTTTTGGTGACAAATGGCGATAGCTTATTGCTCACAGACAACTCATGTGAAGAGGGTCCTAAAGAACCCCATGGAAATATTTTGGTAGACCAAACAGGTGCAGTCGTTTCTAATGTTGTCATTAGAGATAGGTTACTTATGGGCCAAGACGGGTTAGTGGTCGTTGTCTTAACAGTAGACAAAAAGACAAGCAGTAATCTTACAAGTCCAGATATCATAAGCCGCGGTTTCATTTATATGCGCGATAACGAAAGCCTTATGAACGATTTACGTGTCGAGCTAAAACGAGCTGTTACGCAGCGCTTTAAACGTGTAGAACTTGATAGGTTTAAACAAGAAATCAAAGAACATGTAACACACTTCTTATACGATCGCACGCAACGTTCGCCAATAGTTATTCCAGTCATAAATGTGGTTGGCGGGGCATCTTCTAAGCAGCAAAACACCAAACCAAACGAGCAACAAGATCCTCAAGTTATTGCTGAAGATCAAGCCAAACGGTTTGCTCAGATGCGTGCTCAACTGCTTGGCCAAGAAGTTAAAACAGACTAA
- the mutM gene encoding bifunctional DNA-formamidopyrimidine glycosylase/DNA-(apurinic or apyrimidinic site) lyase: MPELPEVETVRIGLKKLIIGKTIVNVSFDWPKSFPNDPQQTAAFILNARIQNVRRRAKVLMIDVSTDYSLVIHLKMTGQLVYRGEQTFGAGHPNDSLVGDLPDKSTRVTITFADNSQLFFNDQRKFGWMRLIPTLEIPNIDFMKKVGPEPLEPSFTLQVFQDQLLRRKNTNIKAALLDQTVVAGIGNIYADESLFMAGIHPKSIVGAIPKRRINLLHDSVVHVLQLSINKGGSTDKNYVNAEGKKGSYMSFAKVFRQEGNICPNGCGSIIEKIKVAGRGTHICKKCQKLYKVA; encoded by the coding sequence ATGCCAGAGTTACCAGAAGTAGAAACAGTGAGAATAGGTTTGAAAAAGTTAATCATTGGTAAAACCATTGTTAATGTTTCGTTCGATTGGCCAAAAAGTTTTCCTAATGATCCGCAGCAAACAGCGGCCTTTATACTAAACGCACGCATTCAAAACGTCCGGCGCAGAGCCAAGGTGCTCATGATAGATGTATCCACAGACTATAGCTTAGTTATTCATTTAAAAATGACGGGGCAGTTGGTATACCGCGGTGAACAAACATTTGGTGCAGGTCACCCGAATGATAGCTTAGTAGGAGATTTACCAGATAAATCTACGCGAGTCACCATAACTTTTGCAGATAATTCCCAACTATTTTTTAACGATCAACGTAAATTTGGCTGGATGAGGCTTATCCCTACGCTAGAAATACCAAATATTGATTTTATGAAAAAAGTTGGCCCAGAACCACTAGAACCTAGCTTTACTCTGCAGGTATTTCAGGACCAATTACTGCGCCGTAAAAACACGAACATCAAAGCAGCGCTTCTAGACCAGACTGTCGTAGCTGGCATTGGCAATATCTATGCCGATGAATCGTTGTTTATGGCTGGTATTCACCCAAAAAGCATCGTCGGAGCAATCCCTAAGCGGCGTATCAATCTATTGCACGATTCGGTAGTGCATGTTTTGCAACTAAGTATTAATAAAGGTGGATCAACTGATAAAAACTATGTGAATGCAGAAGGCAAAAAGGGTAGTTACATGAGTTTTGCAAAAGTATTTAGACAAGAAGGAAACATCTGCCCAAACGGTTGTGGCAGTATAATAGAAAAGATAAAAGTAGCAGGCAGGGGCACGCACATATGCAAAAAGTGCCAAAAACTGTATAAAGTAGCGTAG
- the truB gene encoding tRNA pseudouridine(55) synthase TruB: protein MIEGLLLIDKPAGISSFGVVAKVRGIVRAKTGIKKIKVGHTGTLDPAATGLLILAVGSYTKKVPLLMKQDKTYFVTMKLGQTSSTGDKEGEISAGNAYVPTQQEVHDVITFFTGSMMQTPPVFSALKLNGRRAYDLARQGKEFTMQPRPVMVHSSELNSYTYPFVTFTTHVGSGTYIRSLVEDIGNKLGTGAYMSDLRRTKIGSYMLEEAVPLGELNTETIQSYLQIDLK from the coding sequence ATGATAGAAGGGTTATTGTTAATTGATAAGCCAGCAGGAATATCCAGTTTTGGGGTTGTTGCGAAAGTTCGCGGTATTGTACGCGCTAAAACAGGAATCAAAAAAATTAAGGTAGGTCACACTGGTACGCTAGACCCAGCGGCGACAGGATTACTGATTCTTGCAGTGGGCTCATATACTAAAAAAGTGCCTCTGCTTATGAAACAAGATAAAACATATTTTGTGACAATGAAACTTGGCCAAACTTCATCTACTGGCGATAAAGAAGGTGAGATTTCTGCAGGGAACGCGTATGTGCCAACACAACAAGAAGTGCATGATGTAATTACGTTTTTTACTGGTAGTATGATGCAAACTCCACCAGTGTTTAGTGCCTTAAAACTGAATGGCCGCCGAGCATACGATTTGGCACGCCAAGGCAAAGAGTTTACGATGCAACCACGCCCAGTTATGGTGCATAGTAGTGAACTTAATTCGTATACATACCCGTTCGTCACCTTTACGACACATGTTGGTAGTGGTACGTACATACGCAGTCTGGTAGAAGATATTGGCAACAAATTAGGCACCGGTGCATACATGAGTGATTTACGGCGAACAAAAATTGGTTCCTACATGCTAGAAGAGGCGGTACCCTTAGGCGAATTGAATACAGAAACGATACAAAGCTACCTACAAATAGACTTGAAATAA
- the rpsT gene encoding 30S ribosomal protein S20, protein MPIIKSAKKRVRVSQKATVRNAKTRRTMRETVKSFHKAIAGGKSKEITDAHTQAVSAIDTAAKKNVIHKNKAARKKSQLSAAAKKAGVKPAAAKKPAAKTTVAKKPAKTPVKPARKAAAKKPAAKKPAVTKPKTSKKNSSK, encoded by the coding sequence ATGCCAATTATTAAATCCGCTAAAAAGCGCGTGCGCGTTAGCCAAAAAGCAACAGTACGAAATGCCAAAACAAGAAGAACAATGAGAGAAACCGTTAAGTCGTTTCATAAAGCAATTGCTGGTGGTAAGTCTAAAGAAATTACAGATGCCCACACACAAGCAGTTAGCGCTATAGATACTGCTGCAAAAAAGAATGTTATACACAAGAATAAAGCTGCCCGCAAAAAAAGCCAGCTCAGTGCTGCTGCTAAAAAAGCTGGGGTTAAGCCTGCTGCTGCTAAAAAGCCAGCCGCTAAAACCACTGTTGCCAAAAAACCAGCTAAAACTCCAGTAAAACCTGCTCGTAAAGCTGCTGCAAAAAAGCCAGCCGCTAAAAAACCGGCTGTTACAAAACCGAAAACATCCAAAAAAAACTCTTCTAAATAG
- a CDS encoding uracil-DNA glycosylase, whose product MTKQERLDQIKADIVTSNVCPDLASTATNLVFGSGNPNAEIVFIGEAPGKQEDEQGLPFVGASGKFLNEMLGSINMRREEIYITNIVKYRPPHNRDPQPDEKAAFLPFLQRQLAIIQPTLVVTLGRHSMTCFLPTAKISEVHGQAKRIQWGIGAVDGSKKSEKIIILPLYHPAAALYNGSMRTVLQQDFSTIPTILTLIRKGK is encoded by the coding sequence ATGACTAAGCAAGAACGTTTAGATCAAATAAAAGCAGACATTGTCACGAGCAATGTCTGCCCAGATTTGGCCTCAACCGCCACGAACCTTGTATTTGGCAGTGGTAACCCAAATGCAGAAATAGTGTTTATTGGAGAAGCCCCAGGCAAACAAGAAGACGAACAGGGCTTACCGTTTGTTGGTGCGAGTGGTAAATTTTTAAACGAAATGTTGGGCAGCATTAACATGCGCAGAGAAGAAATCTATATAACCAATATTGTAAAATATCGGCCACCACACAATCGCGATCCACAACCCGACGAAAAAGCAGCATTTTTACCATTTCTGCAACGTCAACTTGCTATAATACAACCTACATTAGTCGTGACGTTAGGCCGTCATTCAATGACGTGTTTTCTGCCAACAGCCAAGATTAGTGAAGTTCACGGCCAAGCGAAACGAATACAATGGGGCATAGGGGCAGTAGACGGTAGCAAAAAAAGCGAAAAAATTATTATTTTACCCCTATATCATCCAGCTGCAGCATTATATAACGGATCAATGCGTACTGTACTACAACAAGATTTCAGTACAATACCTACAATTCTCACATTAATTAGAAAAGGAAAATAA
- the pnp gene encoding polyribonucleotide nucleotidyltransferase — protein sequence MGDIINPYNKPIITVEKDFLGRKLSLEVNRVGFRATASVIVRYGETVVLGTAMVSPERLSHFDYFPLSINYEEKMYAAGKVSGSRFIKREGRPSDDAILIGRLIDRPIRPLWPKGYRHEVQGVATILSTDPEFRPDMIAMIAMSAAFSLTGAPFDGPVAGLRVTQVDGEYKAFVKGDEYDKGVLDLVVAGTKNGVMMVEAGASEVSEETIADAIEWAFNAIQPAIELQEELVKKVGVREQAFELDLPDETIQKTVNTWVEGKFGQQLRAPYPERNDLVYELRAAFHNAMEDEVGEDDYADLKREYDDAFTLALHKDVREGIIKDGVRPDGRGFEDIRPLSSQTGLLPRAHGSSLFTRGVTQALNIVTLAPLSYAQLVDTMEKSGERRYIHHYNAPGWTVGEVQRIGSPGRREIGHGYLAERALTAVLPSEADFPYMIRSVTEIMSQNGSTSMAATCSSCLALMDAGVPLKRPVSGIAMGLIMDGDTPIILSDIADAEDFAGDMDFKVTGTSEGITALQMDMKVHGLPVSVLRKALAQGKTGRAHILQHMVSVMPAPSKELSPYAPRVESIKINPDKIRDVIGKGGEMINRIIDETGAEIDIKDDGTVFIASPDGDSIAKTKEWIARLTEEPEVGKVYKGTVAKVMDFGAFVTILPGIDGMVHVSEMADKRVENPRDIVNEGDEVMVKLMAIDDRGRLSLSMKKA from the coding sequence ATGGGAGATATAATTAACCCCTACAATAAACCAATAATAACCGTAGAAAAAGATTTTTTAGGACGTAAACTCAGTTTAGAAGTTAACCGAGTAGGATTTCGGGCAACAGCGAGCGTTATTGTACGCTACGGCGAAACCGTTGTACTTGGTACAGCTATGGTGAGCCCAGAGCGTCTTAGCCATTTTGATTATTTTCCGCTCAGCATTAACTATGAAGAAAAAATGTATGCAGCTGGTAAAGTCAGTGGGAGCCGTTTTATTAAGCGCGAAGGTCGTCCGAGCGATGACGCTATTTTAATAGGCCGTTTAATAGACCGCCCAATTCGCCCACTGTGGCCAAAAGGCTATCGGCACGAAGTGCAAGGTGTCGCAACGATACTAAGCACAGACCCAGAATTTAGACCAGATATGATTGCTATGATTGCCATGAGTGCTGCTTTTAGCCTAACAGGCGCACCGTTTGACGGCCCAGTTGCTGGTTTAAGAGTCACTCAAGTTGATGGTGAATACAAAGCGTTTGTTAAGGGCGACGAGTATGATAAAGGAGTGCTAGATCTAGTTGTAGCCGGTACAAAAAATGGTGTCATGATGGTAGAAGCTGGTGCCAGCGAAGTTTCAGAAGAAACTATTGCCGACGCCATTGAATGGGCTTTCAACGCCATACAACCCGCCATTGAACTACAAGAAGAACTTGTTAAAAAAGTAGGCGTTCGCGAACAAGCATTTGAGCTTGATCTCCCTGATGAAACGATTCAAAAAACCGTTAATACATGGGTAGAGGGTAAATTTGGCCAACAACTACGTGCTCCATATCCAGAGCGCAATGATCTTGTATACGAACTCCGTGCAGCTTTTCATAACGCAATGGAAGACGAGGTTGGTGAAGATGATTACGCAGACCTAAAACGCGAATACGACGATGCATTTACCTTAGCACTACATAAAGATGTCAGAGAAGGCATTATTAAAGACGGCGTGCGCCCAGATGGCAGAGGGTTCGAAGATATCCGTCCTTTAAGTAGCCAAACAGGCTTATTGCCACGAGCACACGGCTCGAGTTTGTTCACCCGCGGTGTTACTCAAGCATTAAACATCGTCACGCTCGCACCGCTTAGCTACGCTCAATTAGTAGACACAATGGAAAAATCAGGCGAACGACGGTACATACACCATTACAATGCACCCGGCTGGACAGTAGGCGAAGTGCAAAGAATAGGCAGCCCTGGTCGCCGCGAAATTGGCCATGGTTACTTAGCAGAACGTGCTTTAACCGCTGTTTTACCAAGCGAAGCTGATTTTCCTTACATGATACGATCGGTGACAGAAATTATGAGTCAAAACGGCTCAACCAGTATGGCTGCAACATGTAGTAGTTGTTTAGCACTTATGGACGCTGGTGTTCCACTTAAGCGACCGGTTAGCGGTATCGCCATGGGTCTTATTATGGACGGAGACACCCCAATCATTTTAAGTGATATTGCTGATGCAGAAGATTTTGCCGGCGATATGGACTTTAAAGTAACGGGTACCAGCGAAGGTATAACCGCTCTACAAATGGATATGAAAGTGCATGGTTTACCGGTGTCTGTTTTACGTAAAGCACTTGCTCAGGGAAAAACTGGCAGGGCACATATATTGCAGCACATGGTTAGTGTCATGCCAGCCCCAAGCAAAGAACTCAGCCCATATGCCCCACGGGTAGAATCTATAAAAATCAACCCAGATAAAATACGTGATGTTATTGGCAAGGGCGGCGAAATGATTAATAGAATTATCGATGAAACCGGCGCAGAAATAGACATCAAAGACGACGGTACGGTATTTATAGCGAGCCCAGATGGCGATAGCATAGCCAAGACAAAAGAGTGGATTGCTCGCCTTACAGAAGAACCAGAAGTAGGCAAGGTCTATAAAGGTACTGTTGCCAAGGTAATGGACTTTGGCGCATTTGTTACTATTTTACCCGGCATAGATGGTATGGTGCATGTCAGTGAAATGGCAGATAAAAGGGTAGAAAACCCGCGCGATATCGTGAATGAAGGCGATGAAGTGATGGTAAAACTTATGGCAATTGACGATCGCGGTCGCCTGAGCCTAAGTATGAAAAAAGCCTAA